The DNA window CACTTGATGGTTTCCTTCGTGCCCATGGTCGAGCGGGTCAGGATCTTGAAATCGGAGGTGACGTCATGGAAGACCACGTCACGGTAGTTCGGATGGATATCGTCCTTCATGAGGCACACCGTAAAAAAGAAATGGGAAAACGCAAGAGCGGCATTATAACCGCCGGCCCGCCCTGGGGGCAAGCCGGAGGTCCGCTCAATGTGAAGACGGCCGCATGGGCCTTCAGGAAACCCCGAGCGCGGCCCGGACCTGGGCTTCAAAGCGCCCCTGGTCGTAGGCCATCAGCAGCTGGGTGTTGTCCGGCTGCCCGGTCTGGCGGTTCCAGTCGACAATGGTAGCACCGCGGGTGTGCACCCCGGCCAGTTCCACGTTCAGCGGGCGCGATTCGACCCGCAGCGCGCCGTCGGGCTGCAGCGCCCAGGCCATGGCCAGCGCATCGGCGGCGAACCAGCGCTCACCGCGGCTGTCTTCCGACCACAGGCGGGTCTGGCGCGAGATCAGCTCATAGAAGCGCGCCTTGTCGGTGTCGGCTGCCAGCCACTGCTCGACATCCTTGTGCAGCAGGCCGTGGGCGACGGTGGCTTCCCAGTCGGCCACTTCGATCTGCGGGAACTGGGTGAACACCACGTGCGCCGCTTCCGGGTCGAAGGCGATGTTGAATTCGGCGGCCGGGGTGATGTTGCCGTGGCAGGTGACCGCCCCGCCCATCACCAGGAAGCGCTTCACGCGCTGCGGCAGGGTCGGGTCCAGCTTCAGGGCCAGCGCCAGGTTGGTCAGCGGACCCAGTGCCACCAGGAACAGCTCGCCGGCGTACTGGTGCGACAGGCGCAGGATCGCCAGCGCGGCGTGCTCGGCCTCGGCCTGGCGTGCAGCCGGCGGCAGGTTCACATCGCCGAAGCCATCGGCACCGTGCACGTGGGCGGCATCCACCGAGGGGTGGATCAGCGGGTCGGGGGTACCGGCGAACACGGGCACGTCTTCACGGCCTGCCACTTCACACAGCTTCAGGGCGTTGCGGACGGTGTGGTCCAGGCCTACATTGCCGGCGGCGATGGTCAGACCCACGATGTCGTGGCGGTCATCGGCAAAGGCCATCAACAGGGCCAGGGCATCGTCGACACCCGGATCGGTGTCGATCAACAGCGGAATCTTCTTGGTCATCATTGCCGTCTTTTCTAGCGGCAAGGGACTGTCTCACCCTGGCGTGACAAATACAAGAAGGGGATATCGGGGGT is part of the Stenotrophomonas oahuensis genome and encodes:
- a CDS encoding nucleoside hydrolase, with protein sequence MTKKIPLLIDTDPGVDDALALLMAFADDRHDIVGLTIAAGNVGLDHTVRNALKLCEVAGREDVPVFAGTPDPLIHPSVDAAHVHGADGFGDVNLPPAARQAEAEHAALAILRLSHQYAGELFLVALGPLTNLALALKLDPTLPQRVKRFLVMGGAVTCHGNITPAAEFNIAFDPEAAHVVFTQFPQIEVADWEATVAHGLLHKDVEQWLAADTDKARFYELISRQTRLWSEDSRGERWFAADALAMAWALQPDGALRVESRPLNVELAGVHTRGATIVDWNRQTGQPDNTQLLMAYDQGRFEAQVRAALGVS